From Primulina tabacum isolate GXHZ01 chromosome 2, ASM2559414v2, whole genome shotgun sequence, one genomic window encodes:
- the LOC142527310 gene encoding uncharacterized protein At5g03900, chloroplastic-like yields the protein MASMSICYFTISPKSHILTLTHKPLKPSQIHYFAPLKWPIIPRGRRLGCGKASVSLITASSSSGSESGNDDVVTTSAVRPGGRVESDKLPKDVRERAMAAIDSSGRRVTIGDVASKAGLKLSEAQKALQALAADTNGFLEVSDEGDVLYVFPKNYRSNLGAKSFKIKFEPLLEKGKMAAEYLVRVSFGTALIASIVLVYTTIIAIVSSSREEDNRGRRGRSYDSGFTFYLSPTDLFWYWDPYYYRRRRFREGDGGINFIESVFSFVFGDGDPNQGIEEERWKLIGQYIASNGGVVIAEELAPYLDLDTTDNKDDDSYILPVLLRFDGQPEVDEEGNILYRFPSLQRTAASQRSGRKEYVGKKWADWVGGVEKFFKEKIWQFSKTSASERAMVIGLGGLNLFGVLILGSMLKNMTVEPRGFISFVSDMFPILQIYAGSFFAIPLIRWFLVQNTNSKIVRRNQAREQHAKALESPDLSLRRKLLSARDMAQKTFIGQDRIVYSTERDIFDQDYETRDWDRRFKEIERSE from the exons ATGGCATCCATGTCCATCTGCTACTTTACTATTTCTCCGAAGTCCCACATCTTGACCCTTACCCACAAACCGCTGAAACCCTCCCAGATTCACTATTTCGCGCCGCTGAAATGGCCGATTATTCCTAGAGGTAGAAGGCTTGGGTGTGGAAAAGCCTCTGTTTCTTTAATTacggccagcagcagcagcggaaGTGAGAGTGGTAATGACGATGTCGTGACTACGTCTGCTGTTAGGCCCGGGGGCAGAGTTGAGAGTGATAAATTGCCTAAGGATGTTAGGGAACGGGCTATGGCTGCCATTGACTCGAGCGGGAGGAGAGTTACAATAGGTGATGTGGCAAGCAAGGCGGGGCTTAAGTTGAGTGAAGCTCAAAAGGCTCTTCAGGCTCTCGCTGCCGATACAAATGGCTTCTTGGAG GTGTCGGATGAAGGGGatgttttgtatgtgtttcCAAAGAATTATCGATCCAACCTTGGGGCTAAGTCATTTAAGATCAAATTCGAACCTTTACTGGAGAAGGGGAAG ATGGCGGCAGAGTATTTAGTGAGGGTTTCCTTTGGGACAGCACTGATTGCGTCCATTGTTCTGGTGTATACCACAATAATAGCAATAGTTTCTAGCAGTCG AGAGGAGGACAATCGTGGAAGAAGAGGAAGATCCTATGACTCTGGTTTCACATTTTACTTAAGTCCGACTGATTTGTTCTG GTATTGGGATCCGTATTATTACAGGAGGCGGCGGTTCAGAGAAGGCGACGGTGggattaattttattgaatca GTTTTCTCCTTTGTATTTGGGGATGGAGATCCCAATCAAGGTATTGAAGAAGAGAGGTGGAAGTTG ATTGGACAATATATAGCTTCAAATGGTGGTGTTGTGATTGCTGAGGAATTAGCTCCATATCTTGATCTGGACACTACAGATAATAAG GATGATGATTCATACATATTACCTGTGCTTCTGCGATTTGATGGTCAGCCAGAAGTAGATGAAGAG GGGAACATTTTATACCGTTTTCCATCCCTACAACGCACTGCAGCCTCCCAGAGGAGTGGGCGGAAGGAATATGTTGGAAAAAAATGGGCTGATTGGGTCGGTGGAGTTGAAAagttttttaaagaaaagataTGGCAATTTAG CAAAACTAGTGCTTCAGAGAGGGCAATGGTGATTGGTCTTGGTGGACTTAATCTTTTTGGGGTTTTAATTCTTGGTTCCATGTTGAA GAATATGACAGTTGAGCCAAGGGGTTTCATATCATTTGTTTCCGACATGTTTCCCATACTTCAG ATATATGCTGGGTCTTTCTTTGCCATTCCATTGATACGGTGGTTTTTGGTTCAAAATACAAACTCTAAAATTGTTAGAAGGAATCAAGCCAGGGAACAGCATGCTAAGGCACTCGAATCACCTGATCTTTCCTTGAGGCGAAAG CTTCTGAGTGCTCGGGACATGGCCCAAAAGACGTTCATAGGACAAGATCGAATTGTTTACAGCACTGAGAGGGACATTTTCGATCAAGATTATGAGACCCGTGATTGGGACCGAAGGTTCAAAGAGATTGAAAGGTCTGAGTAA
- the LOC142527319 gene encoding cell division protein FtsZ homolog 2-1, chloroplastic-like isoform X1 has translation MTACISPYFTAPDTRRSIGASTVLGARVSPLKIAEDKNGFSVMSQKCGLSFPQFKFLANPHKFDQFQSKDQFLNLHPEISMLRGETNITIGQPRQDSWSGSVAESLIGSSTSYNNNEAKIKVIGVGGGGSNAVNRMIESQMEGIEFWIVNTDIQAMRASPVLSEHRLQIGQELTRGLGAGGDPDIGMSAAKESKKAIEDAVNGADMIFVTSGMGGGTGTGGASVIAGIAKSMGILTVGIVTTPFSFEGRRRAVQAQEGIATLRENVDTLIVIPNDKLLTAVSPSTPVTEAFNLADDILRQGVRGISDIITIPGLVNVDFADVRAVMANAGSSLMGVGTATGKSRARDAALNAIQSPLLDIGIERATGIVWNITGGTDLTLSEVNAAAEVIYDLVDPNANLIFGAVIDPSLSGQVSITLIATGFKRLEASAGKSIQASPLDSNRPSGDVEIPEFLRKKGGPRYPTP, from the exons ATGACTGCGTGCATATCCCCTTATTTCACTGCCCCAGATACTCGAAGATCAATAGGGGCGTCCACTGTTCTTGGAGCAAGAGTTTCCCCCTTAAAAATAGCGGAAGATAAGAATGGGTTTTCAGTTATGAGTCAAAAATGTGGCTTGAGTTTCCCCCAGTTCAAATTTTTAGCAAACCCTCACAAGTTCGATCAATTTCAGAGCAAGGACCAGTTTCTAAATCTACACCCTGAGATCTCAATGCTTAGAGGAGAAACAAACATTACAATTGGCCAGCCAAGACAGGATAGTTGGAGTGGAAGTGTTGCTGAGAGCTTGATAGGTTCGTCCACTTCGTACAATAATAATGAGGCTAAAATCAAGGTTATTGGTGTTGGAGGCGGTGGCTCTAACGCTGTTAATCGTATGATAGAGAGTCAAATGGAGGGTATCGAGTTTTGGATTGTCAATACGGATATACAAGCCATGAGGGCTTCACCAGTCCTCTCTGAGCATCGGTTGCAGATTGGCCAAGAGCTGACCAGAGGACTTGGTGCCGGTGGGGATCCAGATATTGGTATGAGTGCTGCTAAAGAAAGCAAAAAAGCCATAGAGGATGCGGTTAATGGGGCGGACATGATCTTCGTGACC TCTGGGATGGGTGGTGGAACAGGGACTGGTGGAGCTTCTGTAATTGCTGGCATTGCCAAGTCTATGGGTATTTTGACTGTTGGTATAGTCACCACACCCTTTTCTTTCGAGGGAAGGCGAAGAGCTGTTCAAGCCCAAGAAGGAATTGCAACTTTAAGAGAAAATGTTGACACTCTAATTGTTATCCCAAATGATAAACTATTGACTGCGGTTTCCCCATCTACGCCAGTAACAGAAGCGTTTAATCTTGCTGATGACATTCTACGCCAAGGAGTTCGTGGTATATCAGATATAATCACG ATTCCAGGACTAGTAAATGTAGATTTTGCTGATGTGAGAGCTGTTATGGCTAACGCAGGTTCTTCGTTAATGGGTGTTGGAACTGCAACTG GAAAGAGCAGGGCGAGAGATGCTGCTTTAAATGCCATTCAATCTCCTTTACTGGATATTGGCATAGAGAGAGCTACTGGAATTGTTTGGAATATAACTGGTGGTACTGATTTAACATTGTCTGAG GTAAATGCTGCTGCAGAGGTTATATATGACCTTGTGGATCCAAATGCCAACTTGATATTTGGTGCTGTGATAGATCCTTCACTAAGTGGTCAA GTTAGCATAACCTTGATAGCCACTGGGTTTAAAAGGCTGGAGGCAAGTGCTGGGAAATCTATCCAG GCATCTCCTTTAGATTCAAATAGGCCATCTGGCGATGTAGAGATCCCAGAGTTCTTGAGGAAGAAAGGAGGCCCTCGTTATCCTACACcgtaa
- the LOC142527319 gene encoding cell division protein FtsZ homolog 2-1, chloroplastic-like isoform X2, which translates to MTACISPYFTAPDTRRSIGASTVLGARVSPLKIAEDKNGFSVMSQKCGLSFPQFKFLANPHKFDQFQSKDQFLNLHPEISMLRGETNITIGQPRQDSWSGSVAESLIESQMEGIEFWIVNTDIQAMRASPVLSEHRLQIGQELTRGLGAGGDPDIGMSAAKESKKAIEDAVNGADMIFVTSGMGGGTGTGGASVIAGIAKSMGILTVGIVTTPFSFEGRRRAVQAQEGIATLRENVDTLIVIPNDKLLTAVSPSTPVTEAFNLADDILRQGVRGISDIITIPGLVNVDFADVRAVMANAGSSLMGVGTATGKSRARDAALNAIQSPLLDIGIERATGIVWNITGGTDLTLSEVNAAAEVIYDLVDPNANLIFGAVIDPSLSGQVSITLIATGFKRLEASAGKSIQASPLDSNRPSGDVEIPEFLRKKGGPRYPTP; encoded by the exons ATGACTGCGTGCATATCCCCTTATTTCACTGCCCCAGATACTCGAAGATCAATAGGGGCGTCCACTGTTCTTGGAGCAAGAGTTTCCCCCTTAAAAATAGCGGAAGATAAGAATGGGTTTTCAGTTATGAGTCAAAAATGTGGCTTGAGTTTCCCCCAGTTCAAATTTTTAGCAAACCCTCACAAGTTCGATCAATTTCAGAGCAAGGACCAGTTTCTAAATCTACACCCTGAGATCTCAATGCTTAGAGGAGAAACAAACATTACAATTGGCCAGCCAAGACAGGATAGTTGGAGTGGAAGTGTTGCTGAGAGCTTGATAG AGAGTCAAATGGAGGGTATCGAGTTTTGGATTGTCAATACGGATATACAAGCCATGAGGGCTTCACCAGTCCTCTCTGAGCATCGGTTGCAGATTGGCCAAGAGCTGACCAGAGGACTTGGTGCCGGTGGGGATCCAGATATTGGTATGAGTGCTGCTAAAGAAAGCAAAAAAGCCATAGAGGATGCGGTTAATGGGGCGGACATGATCTTCGTGACC TCTGGGATGGGTGGTGGAACAGGGACTGGTGGAGCTTCTGTAATTGCTGGCATTGCCAAGTCTATGGGTATTTTGACTGTTGGTATAGTCACCACACCCTTTTCTTTCGAGGGAAGGCGAAGAGCTGTTCAAGCCCAAGAAGGAATTGCAACTTTAAGAGAAAATGTTGACACTCTAATTGTTATCCCAAATGATAAACTATTGACTGCGGTTTCCCCATCTACGCCAGTAACAGAAGCGTTTAATCTTGCTGATGACATTCTACGCCAAGGAGTTCGTGGTATATCAGATATAATCACG ATTCCAGGACTAGTAAATGTAGATTTTGCTGATGTGAGAGCTGTTATGGCTAACGCAGGTTCTTCGTTAATGGGTGTTGGAACTGCAACTG GAAAGAGCAGGGCGAGAGATGCTGCTTTAAATGCCATTCAATCTCCTTTACTGGATATTGGCATAGAGAGAGCTACTGGAATTGTTTGGAATATAACTGGTGGTACTGATTTAACATTGTCTGAG GTAAATGCTGCTGCAGAGGTTATATATGACCTTGTGGATCCAAATGCCAACTTGATATTTGGTGCTGTGATAGATCCTTCACTAAGTGGTCAA GTTAGCATAACCTTGATAGCCACTGGGTTTAAAAGGCTGGAGGCAAGTGCTGGGAAATCTATCCAG GCATCTCCTTTAGATTCAAATAGGCCATCTGGCGATGTAGAGATCCCAGAGTTCTTGAGGAAGAAAGGAGGCCCTCGTTATCCTACACcgtaa